In Natranaerobius thermophilus JW/NM-WN-LF, the genomic stretch TACCAACTAAAGTGTATTGAAACACCAGGTCATACTCCTGGAAATATTTGTCTCTACGATGATGATAAAAAGATCCTTTTTTCGGGTGATCACGTCTTGTGGAATATCACCCCAAATATATCAGCCTCTATAGATCCCAATGGTAACCCTTTAAAGGATTACATTAATAGTCTAGATAAAGTCCGGGATTTAGAAGTAGAGTTAGTCTTACCAGCTCATCGAAGCCTATTTTATGATTTGAGTAAAAGAGTAGATCAACTTAAACTTCATCATCAGATGAGGGAAAAGGAGATTGAAGAAATACTACATGATAATAAAAAGCTAACTGCATATCAATTGGCTTCACTTATGAGTTGGGAGATAAAATGTAATTCATGGGAAGATTTTCCCCTTGTACAGAAATGGTTTGCAACAGAAGAGGCCCTTGCTCACTTAAAGTATATGGAAGATAAGGGCACTATAGGGAAAAAAGTGACTGAAAGTATTATCCATTACCACCTTAATTAATGATAATGAATTTAGGTAGCTAATCATTTGAGGAGTTAACAGCTATGGAAATAAAAATGAGACTATAGCCACAACCAGTTTTTGGTTATGGCTATTATTTTCTTTGTGAATTTTCTTCTCCAGGAGGTGACTTACGGGAATTTGTGTTATCACCTTTAAAATAATATAAGATTAGCAACACACCTATCAGTATCCCATAATCGTATTCTCCAAAAGAGTAAGTTCCTGCAACTAAAGTGCTAATAATACCGTAGCTTGAAGTTAGAATTGCCAAAATTCCTACACCTAAAATGAAATAATGAAATTTTGAAAAACGCATACTTTTACCCAAATCCTCATCTCCCATCGTTATTTGTGATTATCATGGTTTGTGATTGTTGATTATTATTTTATTCTTTAATATGGTATTATTCTATCATTATATAATACTAACAACAACCGCTCGGGTTTTTATCACATTTCCAAGGAAAAATAAGGAGGTTTGTCGAAACTTTTTCACTGTATAAAATTTATGCGTTTTAGTGAAAATTACATGTCAAAGATCACTCATTGGAAATAATAAGAAAATAAGAGAATATTTTTCAAAAACCTTTCAAAATCATATTATATTACATAATGGAAAATAATTAATTGAAAGCCTGTAATGGAGGTATAAATTATGAACACAGAACAAGGCACTCAAGAACATGTTCAGGAATATGAGATTAATGACAAGACTTCCGAAGAAGTCACTGATATAAGCAAAAAAAGTAGCTATAAAAAAATTATTAATCTATTTGAATATCTAAAAGCATATTATTCTTTAACACGAAAACAAATATATGATGTTGCCAGTTATGACACTATTTACTGGTATGATGAATTGCCCAGTGCTCCGGGTTGTTCTTTTGAATCAACTTCTGAAGGTGAAAAACTGATAATTCAAAAGCAGAGTATTTCTGATCCTAAGGAACCTCCTGCCAGTATCGAGTCATGGATAGAGGGGGATTGGAAAGATCCGTCTGAGGAAATAAGTGTACTAAAACATAAAACTTCTCCTACAGAAGAGTTTACAGATGACCTTAAACGTGTTGAGGACTTTAGAGATTGGTATCAACACTGGGAAGAGTGGCGTGAACAAGCTTTACATAAGCAGAGAGTACATCAGCTATATCAAGAAATGTTTTTACTCAGCCAAAATTTAGAGAGACAACAAGATGAGCTCGAACTGGTTTGGGGTCATGGGATTCTATATTGGAAGGACGAAGGTAAAAAAATACGCCATCCGGTTGTAACTACTAATGCCATTCTCAATTTCGATGAAAAGAATGGTCAAATTGAAATTATATCTCAAGATGTGGAAAACACTTCATTAGAGCTTGAATTTTTGAATAGTATTAAAAACTCACAAATCAGAGATCTGTCAAAGCTTAAGGACGAAGTTAATAAAATGCAGTTAAATCCTTGGGAAAAGACAGCTATGGAAGAGCTATGTGAAAAACTGGTCAATTTATTGAGTCCTAATGGCAGGATACAATTCGACAGTAAAAAATTAACTTCGGATAAAGATCCGATGATCACTTATGAACCTGTGTTAATTCTCAGGAAAAAACGGGTAGGGTATAGACAAGATCTAGATGATATCTTAGAAGGTTTGCAACAAGGAAAAGAACTTCCCCAAACAATCCAGAGCATCTTTGATAAAGATCAAAACACTACATCAACTGCAACTATGAATATTGCTTCCGAAGAACTGATGTTTCCACTGGCTTCTAATGAGGAACAAAACCAAATAGTAAAACGGCTTTCTGAAAATACCGGGGTTACAGTTCAGGGACCACCTGGGACCGGAAAGAGCCATACAATAGCAAATTTGGTTTCTCATATGCTAGCCCATGGAAAGCGAGTCCTGGTTACAGCAAAATCCGAACGACCTCTGCGTGTTTTAAGGGAGATGATTCCTAAAAATATTCAACCACTATGTGTCAATGTGTTCACAGATGAGAGTAATTCTAAGCTGGAACTGGAAGAGGCAGTGAGAAGTATTTCCGAAACTATGGGGTCATTGGACATTTCAAGGGAAGAGAACAAACTCAAGAAACTAAAGAACACTTTAAAATCCATTAGAGAAAAAAGGGCTAGCTTACAAAATAAGATGAAACAGATCTCAGAATTTGAAACTTCTACTTATACAATAAATGGCCAAGAATTCACACTTCCTCAACTTAGTTCTTGGCTGACGGAAACCGAAGAGGAGCTTGGCTGGATCAAAGATGAAATTCCTCAAGATGCAGAGTTTCCTTTAGATAAACTTGAACTAAACCGTTTGTATGAATTGATAGGCGAGTTAATACATGAAGATAGAGAAAAGCTCCAGGAAGAAATTCCCGATATCGCGTTTCTTCCTAAAAGTCAAAGTTTAAAAGAGTTACATAATAAACTGGATAAACTATCAAATGAGATGTCAGATGAACAAGCAGGTGAACAGTTAGGTGAACAAGCAGTTGAATTGAAAAATGAAGCCAGTGACAGTTCAACTGATAAGTGGTTTGAAATTCCTGAAGATTTGGATGTGGAGACCGTATCAGACTTAATGGCTGAACTGGAAAAGGTAACTTCAGATTTAAAAATCAGAATAGATAGCGACTGGTTAAATACTATTTTTCAAGATGGCAAAAGTGAGGGTATACGAAGACAACAGTGGATAGATTTAATAGAAGGCGGTCGAGAGTATGTTAATAAATTATACGAACTGAGAGAAAGGACTGCAGAATATGAAATTGATATACCATATGAAAGTAATGTAGGAAAATTACTGGAAACAGTCATGGAACTTGAAACAGATTTGCAGAAAAAAGAGAAAATCGGGTTATTGCAAAAGGTTTTAAATTCTGATGTAAGATATCTACAACAAAACTGTACAATAGACGGGCTAGCTCCTAAAACTTTACAAGATATTCAGATACTCAAAGCAGAGCTTGAAAAAGGGTTAACCGCAAGCAAATTGCTAAAGCGTTGGGATAAACAAGTAGTCGCCATTAATGGACCGGAGTTCAATGAAGATGATCCCAGATTGATTGAAAAAATAGATGATCAGCTGAAAGTTATTGAAACAGTAATTTATTGGAATGAGACAACTTGGAAACCTTTAAAGGAAAAAATGAAGGAAAACAATATACCTGTGATCTTAGAAGATGTAGATATAGAAAAGCTAGAAACTTTGATCGAAAATTTAAAGTCAACTATTAACAACATTAAATTGAGAGATGTGCGTAAACAACTGGATAAGATAACTGAACTCATCAATGAAAACTTAGAGAACAACCACAAGTTTTATTATCTATGGGAACAGTTAGCTTCGGGAATGCGTCATCGTAATTATGAACTGTGGGATAATACTATTGAAGAAATTATTCGCTTAAAAAACCTAGAAGATGATTATCAGGAGTTTAAGCAGTTATTAGATAAAGTCAAAAAAACATCACCTACTTTAGCAAAAGACTTAGAGCGACAGGGAGGGGATGGGGGCCCCCTTTCTCCTCCTAGTAATATTAAACAAGCTTGGGAGTGGCGAAAGGCAGATACTTGGTTGTCCGAGGTATTATCAGAAGACCCCATTAAATTGAGTAAACAAGTAGATGAGTTGAGGCATAAAGAGAAAAAAATCCTAGAACAAGTAGTTTCTACTTCAACATGGCTTAATCTTTCGAAGAATGTAACAGAAGGGAATCGGAAAAATTTAATAGCTTGGCAACAAACTATGAAAAGGATAGGAAAGGGAACTGGAAAGTACGCAGGTTATTATCGAAAACAGGCTAGAGAAAAAATGGATAAAGCTAAAGGTGCCGTACCGGTGTGGGTAATGCCTTTTAACAAAGTGATTGAAAACTTTCCGGCTTGGAGCGATAAATTTGATCTAGTTATTGTAGACGAGAGTAGCCAGGTAGATATTTTTGGTTTACTATCTTTTTTCCGCGGAAATCAGTTATTGGTTGTGGGT encodes the following:
- a CDS encoding MBL fold metallo-hydrolase — protein: MPEEILKDIYRIEVPLPRNPLKAINSYLIKGQERNLLIDTGMNRQECSKALTTALDTLKVDMTKTDLLITHLHADHIGLAFNLAFEDSNIYFNPLDAKILGDNNFWNKNQQLASKNGFPKDLLEEAVKKHPGYKYTPEISKEFTFIQEDEVIEVGDYQLKCIETPGHTPGNICLYDDDKKILFSGDHVLWNITPNISASIDPNGNPLKDYINSLDKVRDLEVELVLPAHRSLFYDLSKRVDQLKLHHQMREKEIEEILHDNKKLTAYQLASLMSWEIKCNSWEDFPLVQKWFATEEALAHLKYMEDKGTIGKKVTESIIHYHLN
- a CDS encoding AAA domain-containing protein, yielding MNTEQGTQEHVQEYEINDKTSEEVTDISKKSSYKKIINLFEYLKAYYSLTRKQIYDVASYDTIYWYDELPSAPGCSFESTSEGEKLIIQKQSISDPKEPPASIESWIEGDWKDPSEEISVLKHKTSPTEEFTDDLKRVEDFRDWYQHWEEWREQALHKQRVHQLYQEMFLLSQNLERQQDELELVWGHGILYWKDEGKKIRHPVVTTNAILNFDEKNGQIEIISQDVENTSLELEFLNSIKNSQIRDLSKLKDEVNKMQLNPWEKTAMEELCEKLVNLLSPNGRIQFDSKKLTSDKDPMITYEPVLILRKKRVGYRQDLDDILEGLQQGKELPQTIQSIFDKDQNTTSTATMNIASEELMFPLASNEEQNQIVKRLSENTGVTVQGPPGTGKSHTIANLVSHMLAHGKRVLVTAKSERPLRVLREMIPKNIQPLCVNVFTDESNSKLELEEAVRSISETMGSLDISREENKLKKLKNTLKSIREKRASLQNKMKQISEFETSTYTINGQEFTLPQLSSWLTETEEELGWIKDEIPQDAEFPLDKLELNRLYELIGELIHEDREKLQEEIPDIAFLPKSQSLKELHNKLDKLSNEMSDEQAGEQLGEQAVELKNEASDSSTDKWFEIPEDLDVETVSDLMAELEKVTSDLKIRIDSDWLNTIFQDGKSEGIRRQQWIDLIEGGREYVNKLYELRERTAEYEIDIPYESNVGKLLETVMELETDLQKKEKIGLLQKVLNSDVRYLQQNCTIDGLAPKTLQDIQILKAELEKGLTASKLLKRWDKQVVAINGPEFNEDDPRLIEKIDDQLKVIETVIYWNETTWKPLKEKMKENNIPVILEDVDIEKLETLIENLKSTINNIKLRDVRKQLDKITELINENLENNHKFYYLWEQLASGMRHRNYELWDNTIEEIIRLKNLEDDYQEFKQLLDKVKKTSPTLAKDLERQGGDGGPLSPPSNIKQAWEWRKADTWLSEVLSEDPIKLSKQVDELRHKEKKILEQVVSTSTWLNLSKNVTEGNRKNLIAWQQTMKRIGKGTGKYAGYYRKQAREKMDKAKGAVPVWVMPFNKVIENFPAWSDKFDLVIVDESSQVDIFGLLSFFRGNQLLVVGDDKQISPQGVGQNLQAVHRIMKTYLSDVEHGDLFEPKYSLYDLSKQVFPGVIMLKEHFRCLPEIIQFSNDLMYQGEILPLREKMGSVGQEWSSIVRVPIENGYRMVNSKSNEPEAKKIVETIIQCCEREEYADKTMGVISLLGDEQANLIEKMLMEELGPEEMKRRKLHAGDAYYFQGDERDVIFLSMVEAKGEHRPAVLNKEDDFKRFNVAMSRAKDQVWLFHSIDTDNLNPQDVRYKLIHYFKSPHRLQKESAELEELCDSKFEKDVLKDLLRLGYTVEPQYQVGTKRIDLVVLGMDGSKLAVECDGDAYHGIENWEYDWNRQIQLERLGWKFFRIRGSAYYRAPEKEINDLASVLEEMGIYPHY